TCTTTGTCGGCCGCGTCCCTGCCTATTCGGTGGTGGTGCCGGGATCGTTGCCGGGCAAGCCATTGCCTGACGGTTCGCCCGGTCCCGGCCTTGCTTGTGCGGTCATCGTTAAGCGTGTCGATGCGCAAACGCGCAGTAAAACAGCGATTAACGAGCTTTTGCGCGACTAAGCGCCGCGCATTGGCGACGAACCGAATTCCGGTTTCGCTTGCATATAAGAACGAATCGCTCTAATTTGCTTGTGCGGACCGGGCCCCTCTGGCGCTCGCTTCTTCGGAAGGAACGTGATGTCGGCCGCATCGGATCTCCGGTGCTAGGTTTTGCGGTCCCTGTTTCCCCCGAATACCCTCGCCTGGCATCGGAGCATCCGATTGAGCAAAACATTGTTCAAGAGGAGCTTTATCATGTCGGAACGCGATTTCCGTCTATTGCAATATCACCAGAAACTCGATGATGAGCTGCGGTCTGAAATCCGGCGCGCTTGGCCCAGCTTTGACCGCATCCAGCGATTGAAGCGTATGAAGCTCGCCGTAAAGGACAAGCTGCAACACGTCGTGACAAAAGGCCGAAAGCGCCCTGAGCCCGCCTGATATCGTTGCTCAGGCGGTAGCTGCAGGGACGGATATCAGGTGATACCGTCCCTGCATTGCTGCTCACCGTCGGTCTTTGGTCGGCACGTAGAAATCCGGATCCTTGTTCGCGACCCAATCGACGAAACGGCGGATTTCGGTATGGCCGAGCAATGCCACTGCCGTTGAATAGCGCCGTTCCAGTTCGCTGTTGGTGAAATTGGCGTGGATTGTCCGGTGGCAGATCGGGTGGATCGGCTCGCGTGACCGCCCACCCCTGCTCTTCGGTATCGGATGATGCCATTCGACGGTTTCACCGATCGTGCGGCTGCATAGCCAGCAGGTCTGCACGACCACTGCCTCATCCGCCGCTTCATCGGCATCCTCCCATCTCTGTTTCCGGGCCATGCGATGCTCTAAGGGCAGGTTTCAAGGCAATGGCCAACCGGCGTTTCCGCTGGGACCATCGTCACAAACTGGGCAAAGCCGCGCCGCGTCTTCGGGTTGACCCAAAGGCCGGCGCGCAAGGCATAGGCCTCACCTACATGGCCGATCCATCGCGTGCCCTTGCTATCCTGGTGGATGTGCACGCCAAGGCCATAGGCGTTGAAATAGCCGCGATCATCGTCCCCGTTGGCGCCATTGAACCGCCATTGCATCTTTGTCATTTCGGCAAAGGCCTTGCTCGACAAAAGCGGACGACCGCCATTGATCAGCACCTGCCCGATCTTGGACAAGCCCTGAGCTGAAATCCGCAGGCCGCCCTGCGGGCTGAAGGATGAGCCATTTTCTCCTATCCGGTAACGACCAAGATCGCAGCTGCCATCACTAGCTGCAAGCACAGGGCAAGGATCGGCACCCTGAATTGCCGCATCACGAGCAAGATCGCCATTGGTCCGCAGCAAGGTGACTGCTTGGCTCCGCCTTTGCGGAGAACAGCCCGAGCCCCAATTGAAGCAGGCGTCTAGCCTTAGCGGGGCCAGTACCTGCTTTGCGACAATGCGGTCAAACCGCTCGCGCGTGGCCGCTTCTATGGTCGCCGCGATGACCGGCGAATTGAGGTTGGCATAGCTGAAATAGTCGCCCGGTTCATGGATCGGGTTCCATGCGTCGGGATTTGCGAGAACGGTTGCGAGCTTGCCATCAAGCGGGATCAGATAATCGATGTTGTCGCGTATGCCCGATGTGTGCGCCAGCAAATGGCGCAGCGTGATCTTGCGGTCGGGAAAGGCCGGGTTGCGGATACTGTAACCCAAATAGTCGTTTATATCGCGATCAAGATCGATACGCCTCTGATCGACCAACCGCATTACCGCCAAGGCACCCACCAGTTTCGAGATTGATGCAACGCGCGCCGGATCGTTGATGGTCACGGGTCGTCCGACAACGCCGGCTTCGCCTGTCGCAGAATGTGCGGTGATTGCCGTCGCGCTGAAATCGA
This portion of the Sphingobium sp. genome encodes:
- a CDS encoding YdcH family protein, with the translated sequence MSERDFRLLQYHQKLDDELRSEIRRAWPSFDRIQRLKRMKLAVKDKLQHVVTKGRKRPEPA
- a CDS encoding HNH endonuclease; the protein is MARKQRWEDADEAADEAVVVQTCWLCSRTIGETVEWHHPIPKSRGGRSREPIHPICHRTIHANFTNSELERRYSTAVALLGHTEIRRFVDWVANKDPDFYVPTKDRR
- a CDS encoding serine hydrolase domain-containing protein, coding for MSISFARRALISATITFLAGPPAMAESPSRLPEPAQVRVDFSATAITAHSATGEAGVVGRPVTINDPARVASISKLVGALAVMRLVDQRRIDLDRDINDYLGYSIRNPAFPDRKITLRHLLAHTSGIRDNIDYLIPLDGKLATVLANPDAWNPIHEPGDYFSYANLNSPVIAATIEAATRERFDRIVAKQVLAPLRLDACFNWGSGCSPQRRSQAVTLLRTNGDLARDAAIQGADPCPVLAASDGSCDLGRYRIGENGSSFSPQGGLRISAQGLSKIGQVLINGGRPLLSSKAFAEMTKMQWRFNGANGDDDRGYFNAYGLGVHIHQDSKGTRWIGHVGEAYALRAGLWVNPKTRRGFAQFVTMVPAETPVGHCLETCP